The following are encoded together in the Thalassolituus oleivorans MIL-1 genome:
- a CDS encoding DMT family transporter — MNKSVQSLGLVAVVLIAFAANSLLCRWALLVFHYDPVVFTVLRLFSGAVTLVGLLYWLPSKPRLRLLPFSSRRFWLLGASLLLYALMFSLAYVQLDTGVGAFILFVAVQLMLLLVARFTGQRLNKQQVLGALIAIAGLALLLLPNADGTYIGYAGLMLLAAMGWAAFVLLGKGSVAPLVDVSSAFVAATLLMLGLFFVLSIPFGQSFDIDWFSNAFFLAVTSGALTSGVGYYLWYRVLPLIGVQKAAQLQLLVPVIATVMGSLVLGEVLTFIAVIASAVIVFGVWLFLVAAVEK; from the coding sequence ATGAATAAGTCAGTGCAGTCGCTTGGTTTGGTCGCCGTGGTGTTAATCGCTTTTGCGGCTAATTCGCTGCTGTGCCGTTGGGCATTGCTGGTATTTCATTACGATCCTGTCGTGTTTACTGTGTTGCGTTTATTCAGTGGGGCAGTGACTCTGGTTGGGTTGTTGTATTGGTTGCCGTCGAAGCCCCGTTTGCGGTTGCTACCTTTTAGTTCGCGCCGGTTTTGGTTGTTGGGTGCGAGCTTGCTGTTGTATGCGCTCATGTTTTCGTTGGCTTATGTTCAACTCGATACCGGCGTTGGTGCCTTTATTTTGTTTGTTGCTGTGCAATTAATGCTGTTATTGGTTGCGCGGTTTACCGGTCAACGACTCAATAAACAACAGGTGCTCGGCGCTTTGATTGCGATTGCTGGATTGGCATTACTGCTGTTACCGAATGCGGATGGCACTTATATCGGCTACGCGGGTCTGATGCTGTTAGCAGCAATGGGCTGGGCCGCGTTTGTGTTGTTAGGCAAGGGCTCGGTCGCACCACTTGTGGATGTTAGCTCTGCGTTTGTTGCTGCAACTCTGTTGATGTTGGGTTTGTTTTTTGTATTAAGCATTCCATTCGGGCAGTCATTCGATATCGACTGGTTTTCTAACGCTTTCTTTTTGGCTGTTACTTCTGGCGCATTAACGTCTGGTGTTGGTTATTATCTGTGGTATCGAGTGTTACCGTTAATTGGCGTACAAAAAGCCGCGCAGTTGCAGTTATTGGTGCCTGTAATAGCAACCGTTATGGGTAGCCTAGTATTGGGCGAGGTATTGACGTTTATTGCTGTGATAGCGAGTGCTGTGATTGTCTTTGGCGTTTGGTTGTTTTTGGTGGCGGCTGTAGAGAAGTGA
- the rplT gene encoding 50S ribosomal protein L20: MARVKRGVVARRRHKKILKQAKGYYGARSRVFRVAKQAVIKAGQYAYRDRRQRKRQFRQLWIARINAGARVNGLSYSKFINGLKKATVEIDRKVLADLAVNEKAAFAALVEKAKSSL, encoded by the coding sequence ATGGCTCGTGTAAAACGTGGTGTTGTCGCTCGTCGTCGTCACAAAAAAATTCTGAAGCAGGCTAAAGGTTACTATGGCGCTCGTAGCCGTGTATTCCGTGTAGCTAAGCAAGCGGTTATTAAAGCTGGTCAGTATGCTTATCGTGACCGTCGTCAGCGTAAGCGTCAGTTCCGTCAACTGTGGATCGCGCGTATCAACGCCGGTGCTCGTGTTAACGGCTTGTCTTACAGCAAGTTCATCAATGGCTTGAAAAAAGCGACTGTTGAAATTGACCGTAAGGTTCTGGCTGATTTAGCAGTAAATGAAAAAGCAGCGTTTGCGGCTTTGGTTGAAAAAGCCAAGTCCAGCCTGTAA
- a CDS encoding ABC transporter permease — MTLRDQISFSLIAITRQRFRTIMQLVAMAIGVLAVVLLTGLGEGGRQYVLTEFSSLGKDTILLLPGRKETSGGMPPLSGEGTRDITLDDATSLLRLRNVERIAPLVVGNTSISAGNRSRESLIIGTNAAFFAVRQLEVRQGKILADIPLNQTQPDCVIGAQLKHELFGPRIAIGQWLKLSQYRCRVIGILADTGTGLGINMSDALIIPVANAMQLFNTEGLFRVMIDVRSVQAIPALISNIEQQMTMLHDGQLDVTVTTPDSLLAAFDNILLVLTLAIAGIGGISLIVAGVLIMNMTVISVSQRSAEIGLLKALGASSHEVKILFITEASMLSVCGAALGLVTAEACLWLARQQFPDVPFHAPWWASVTAVGVAAGTGLLFAWLPARRAAAQAPVLALQKRGGK; from the coding sequence ATGACCCTGCGCGATCAAATCAGCTTTAGCCTTATCGCCATCACGCGGCAACGCTTTCGCACCATCATGCAATTGGTGGCTATGGCCATCGGTGTATTAGCAGTCGTGCTATTAACTGGCCTAGGAGAAGGCGGTCGCCAATACGTATTGACCGAATTTTCATCCCTCGGCAAAGACACCATTCTTTTGCTGCCAGGACGCAAAGAAACCAGCGGCGGCATGCCACCACTTAGCGGCGAAGGCACGCGTGATATCACCCTTGATGATGCCACCAGTTTGCTGCGCTTGCGCAATGTCGAGCGTATCGCACCTTTAGTCGTCGGTAATACCAGTATCAGTGCCGGTAACCGCAGCCGCGAATCGTTAATTATTGGCACCAATGCCGCCTTCTTTGCGGTACGACAACTCGAAGTTCGCCAAGGAAAAATATTAGCGGACATTCCTTTAAATCAAACCCAACCCGACTGCGTAATCGGCGCGCAATTAAAGCACGAGTTATTTGGCCCACGCATAGCGATTGGCCAGTGGTTAAAGCTTTCGCAATACCGCTGTCGGGTGATCGGTATTCTTGCCGACACCGGCACAGGGCTTGGCATTAATATGAGCGACGCATTAATTATTCCTGTTGCTAATGCCATGCAATTGTTTAATACCGAAGGCTTATTTCGCGTAATGATTGATGTGCGCTCAGTGCAAGCAATACCCGCATTAATTTCTAACATCGAACAACAAATGACAATGCTGCATGACGGCCAACTCGACGTTACGGTGACAACACCCGACTCTCTTCTCGCCGCCTTCGATAATATTCTACTGGTACTTACCCTCGCCATCGCCGGTATCGGCGGCATCAGCCTTATCGTTGCCGGTGTTCTGATTATGAATATGACCGTTATTAGCGTATCGCAACGCAGCGCAGAAATTGGCTTATTAAAAGCACTGGGGGCATCGAGTCACGAAGTGAAAATACTATTTATTACTGAAGCCTCAATGCTCTCTGTTTGTGGTGCCGCGCTTGGACTAGTCACTGCCGAAGCCTGCCTCTGGCTAGCGCGCCAACAATTCCCCGACGTGCCCTTTCATGCCCCATGGTGGGCAAGCGTAACCGCCGTAGGTGTTGCCGCCGGCACAGGACTCTTATTTGCGTGGCTGCCAGCACGACGCGCTGCCGCTCAAGCACCCGTGCTGGCATTGCAAAAACGCGGGGGTAAATAG
- the pheT gene encoding phenylalanine--tRNA ligase subunit beta: MKFSEQWLREWVQPTASTQELVDQLTMAGLEVDGFEAVAGQFTGVVVGQVVSREQHPDADKLSLCQVTDGTETFQIVCGAANVREGLKIPFAKIGAELPGGFKIKKAKLRGVESFGMLCAEAELGMAESSDGLMELPDSAPVGQDIRVYLGLDDAIIDVDLTPNRGDCLSIAGMAREVGVLNQVPVNGPVINAVPPSISQAPEVQVLAPDACPRYLGRIIQGINVNAETPLWMVEKLRRSGIRSIDAVVDITNYVLLELGQPMHAFDLNKVEGGIRVRMAEQGEKLTLLDGQEIELNSDTLMIADHAKPLAIAGIMGGEFSGVSGDTQSLLLEAAFFNRITIAGKARGYGLHTDSSHRFERGVDFELARTAMERATQLIMDICGGQPGPITDVTSEADLPVAATIPLRKSRIEQVLSLTLPDVDIENMLTRLGMVLTSTTEGWSVAAPSYRFDMAIEPDLIEEIARIYGYNRLPVRTPAAATPLAKVPEAKMPIKDLRRQLIARGYQEAITYSFVEPELQKALDPEHDALALMNPISAEMSVMRTNLWAGLVNAASYNLKRQQPRVRMFETGLRFVPTADGLQQTPTLAMLITGTRFTQSWTEGETPVDFYDLKGDLVSLLARGGETEAYQFVAASHPALHPGQSAQVLKYGKAIGWVGAIHPNTQKQLGLKQAVFVAELDLEAVRDLSVPRFADISRFPEMRRDLAVVAEQSIQVDQIFSTIRAAAGDYLTKLNLFDVYVGKGIDPDRKSLALGLTWQHPSRTLTDEEVNDSVQSVLANLQESLGVTLRG, encoded by the coding sequence ATGAAATTCAGCGAACAGTGGTTACGCGAATGGGTACAGCCAACAGCCAGTACCCAAGAATTAGTAGATCAGCTAACGATGGCGGGTCTTGAAGTTGATGGTTTTGAAGCCGTAGCAGGGCAATTTACTGGCGTTGTGGTTGGTCAAGTGGTTAGCCGTGAACAGCATCCAGATGCTGATAAGTTGAGCTTATGCCAAGTGACCGATGGCACCGAAACCTTCCAGATAGTGTGCGGTGCAGCCAACGTGCGCGAAGGTTTGAAAATTCCCTTCGCTAAAATCGGAGCAGAGCTTCCTGGCGGTTTTAAAATCAAAAAAGCCAAGCTGCGCGGCGTCGAGTCATTCGGTATGTTGTGTGCCGAAGCTGAACTCGGCATGGCAGAAAGTTCTGATGGCTTGATGGAGCTGCCAGACTCAGCACCCGTTGGCCAAGATATCCGTGTTTATTTAGGTTTAGACGACGCCATTATCGACGTTGATCTAACCCCTAACCGTGGCGACTGTTTAAGCATTGCCGGTATGGCGCGTGAAGTGGGTGTATTAAACCAAGTGCCAGTGAATGGCCCTGTGATTAATGCCGTTCCGCCGTCTATTAGCCAAGCACCTGAAGTTCAAGTACTCGCACCAGACGCCTGCCCACGCTATTTGGGCCGTATTATTCAAGGCATTAACGTTAATGCTGAAACCCCGTTATGGATGGTTGAAAAACTACGCCGCAGCGGTATTCGCTCAATTGATGCCGTGGTCGATATTACCAACTACGTTTTGTTGGAACTTGGCCAGCCGATGCACGCGTTTGACTTAAACAAAGTTGAAGGCGGCATTCGCGTGCGCATGGCCGAGCAGGGCGAAAAGCTAACTTTACTCGATGGCCAAGAAATCGAACTCAACAGCGATACGCTAATGATCGCCGACCATGCTAAGCCATTGGCCATTGCCGGTATCATGGGTGGTGAATTCTCAGGTGTGAGCGGCGACACCCAATCACTGTTGCTCGAAGCTGCGTTTTTCAACCGCATCACGATCGCTGGTAAAGCGCGTGGTTATGGCTTGCATACCGATTCATCACACCGTTTTGAGCGCGGTGTCGATTTTGAATTGGCTCGCACCGCGATGGAACGTGCGACTCAGCTCATTATGGATATCTGTGGCGGCCAGCCCGGCCCAATCACCGATGTCACCAGCGAAGCCGACTTACCGGTTGCGGCCACGATTCCACTGCGTAAATCACGTATCGAACAAGTGCTTAGCCTAACCTTGCCTGACGTGGACATCGAAAACATGTTAACGCGTTTAGGCATGGTGCTGACGTCCACTACAGAAGGTTGGAGCGTCGCTGCCCCTAGCTATCGTTTTGATATGGCGATTGAACCCGATCTTATTGAAGAAATTGCCCGCATCTATGGCTATAACCGTTTACCAGTGCGTACTCCTGCAGCGGCCACACCGCTCGCCAAAGTACCAGAAGCTAAGATGCCGATTAAAGACCTGCGTCGCCAGTTGATTGCTCGTGGTTACCAAGAAGCAATTACCTACAGCTTCGTAGAACCTGAACTGCAAAAAGCCCTCGACCCTGAGCATGACGCACTGGCTCTGATGAACCCGATTTCAGCAGAAATGTCCGTTATGCGTACCAACTTATGGGCGGGTTTGGTGAATGCAGCGTCTTATAACCTCAAGCGCCAACAACCGCGTGTTCGCATGTTCGAAACCGGTTTGCGTTTTGTGCCAACCGCCGACGGACTTCAGCAGACACCAACATTGGCCATGCTGATTACCGGTACACGCTTCACCCAAAGCTGGACTGAAGGTGAAACACCAGTCGACTTTTACGATTTAAAAGGCGATTTGGTTAGCTTATTAGCGCGTGGTGGTGAGACTGAAGCGTACCAATTTGTTGCCGCGTCGCATCCCGCCTTACACCCAGGCCAGTCGGCCCAAGTGCTGAAATATGGCAAAGCGATCGGTTGGGTTGGAGCCATCCACCCGAATACACAAAAGCAACTAGGCCTTAAACAAGCCGTATTTGTTGCTGAATTGGATCTTGAAGCTGTTCGCGATCTATCTGTTCCACGCTTTGCCGATATCTCACGCTTCCCAGAAATGCGTCGTGATTTGGCGGTTGTGGCGGAGCAATCTATCCAAGTAGACCAGATTTTCAGCACAATTCGAGCCGCGGCAGGGGATTACCTCACAAAGCTCAACCTGTTTGATGTGTATGTGGGCAAAGGCATTGATCCTGATAGAAAAAGTCTCGCTTTGGGCTTGACCTGGCAGCATCCTTCGCGCACTCTAACTGACGAAGAAGTGAACGATTCGGTGCAATCCGTACTCGCGAACTTACAAGAGAGTTTAGGAGTTACGCTAAGGGGTTAG
- a CDS encoding MerR family transcriptional regulator has protein sequence MLEPSHNNELPPIPAKRYFTIGEVSELCDVKPHVLRYWEQEFPQLSPVKRAGNRRYYQRQDVIMVREIRALLYQDGYTIGGARQRLDEAGDSNAVAMDKALIKNMIRELKELEDVLKGF, from the coding sequence ATGCTGGAACCCAGCCACAATAACGAACTGCCCCCCATACCAGCTAAACGCTATTTTACCATTGGTGAAGTAAGCGAGCTGTGTGACGTAAAACCGCATGTTTTACGTTATTGGGAACAAGAATTTCCGCAACTTAGCCCAGTAAAGCGGGCAGGTAATCGTCGCTATTATCAACGCCAAGACGTCATCATGGTGCGCGAAATTCGTGCTCTGTTGTACCAAGATGGCTACACCATTGGTGGTGCGCGTCAGCGTTTAGACGAAGCCGGAGACTCCAACGCCGTCGCCATGGACAAAGCCCTCATCAAAAATATGATTCGCGAACTCAAAGAGTTAGAAGACGTGCTCAAAGGGTTTTAA
- a CDS encoding ADP-ribosylglycohydrolase family protein — translation MSRKLGAIHATDKSQIFENNKYKPYCEKVRSIAALDFLSLSYDQINGSGYVVDSLESAPWCFMNASTFEESILLAANLGNDADTTAAVCGQISGAYYGVDSIPEKWRTKLAMSKEIEALALALFGNPES, via the coding sequence GTGTCTAGGAAACTAGGGGCGATTCACGCTACAGATAAGAGTCAAATATTCGAAAATAACAAGTACAAGCCATACTGTGAAAAGGTGCGAAGCATTGCGGCTCTCGATTTTTTATCTCTTTCGTATGACCAAATAAATGGCAGTGGTTATGTGGTGGATTCTTTAGAGTCTGCGCCTTGGTGCTTTATGAACGCATCCACATTCGAAGAGTCGATACTTCTTGCTGCAAACTTAGGTAACGATGCAGATACAACCGCTGCAGTTTGTGGGCAGATATCGGGAGCTTATTATGGTGTGGATTCTATCCCTGAAAAATGGAGAACAAAACTAGCCATGAGTAAGGAAATTGAAGCCCTTGCTTTGGCTCTGTTTGGGAACCCCGAGAGCTAA
- a CDS encoding DEAD/DEAH box helicase, with protein MLRRTKEERLKGLPTKTIVSGLQQPQTEVVVRPELAVTMTGKQLEAYDDAIEGYRNKRAETDARGLALTVLSQLRAISLHPALSEIDRYLLTVRSASDARLQMFESAKLKALLAILDEVSKKSEKIILFMTTKSLQRALKFWLDKIYGLNISVINGDTKAVQTRSDVLSRKQLISQFEAVPGFNILIMSPVAAGVGLTVVGANHVVHLERHWNPAKEAQASDRVYRIGQERAVSIYLPASLHPNLDAFDVHLDRLLQGKLMIKDAVITTSDVSESDMAKAMGLA; from the coding sequence ATGCTGCGTAGAACTAAAGAAGAGCGTTTAAAAGGACTACCGACCAAAACAATTGTTTCTGGATTACAGCAGCCTCAGACCGAAGTGGTAGTGAGACCTGAACTTGCCGTTACAATGACTGGTAAACAGCTAGAAGCCTATGATGATGCTATAGAAGGTTATAGAAATAAACGTGCTGAAACTGATGCTAGGGGCTTGGCTTTAACCGTACTAAGCCAACTGAGAGCTATATCTTTACACCCAGCACTTAGCGAAATAGATCGTTATTTATTGACGGTTCGTTCAGCTTCGGATGCCCGCTTACAGATGTTTGAGTCAGCTAAGCTTAAGGCATTACTTGCCATCCTTGATGAAGTCAGTAAAAAAAGCGAAAAAATAATCTTGTTCATGACAACTAAAAGCCTTCAGAGGGCTTTAAAATTTTGGCTCGACAAAATTTATGGATTAAATATCTCTGTTATCAATGGTGATACTAAAGCTGTTCAAACTCGTTCTGACGTACTTAGCCGTAAGCAATTGATCTCACAATTTGAGGCCGTTCCCGGTTTCAATATACTTATAATGTCTCCAGTAGCAGCGGGGGTGGGGTTGACTGTAGTTGGTGCTAATCATGTTGTTCATTTAGAGCGGCACTGGAACCCGGCGAAAGAAGCTCAGGCATCTGATCGTGTATATAGAATAGGGCAGGAGCGAGCGGTTAGCATATATTTACCAGCATCTCTTCATCCAAATCTAGATGCGTTTGATGTACACCTTGATAGATTACTACAGGGTAAGCTTATGATTAAAGATGCTGTTATTACTACTTCTGATGTATCAGAAAGCGATATGGCAAAAGCGATGGGGCTTGCTTAG
- a CDS encoding transposase, whose product MPKPRKELISIEATPYYHCVSRCVRRAFLCGTDEEGRSFEHRRGWIEHLLLEQAKVYCIDIAAYAVMSNHFHAVLHINQAKSKGLTDIEVVQRWHQLYKGTLVSQQFERGEELREDQWILLRRNIEEWRSRLMSISWFMRRLNETVARLANDEDECTGHFWEGRFKSQALLDEKALAACMAYVDLNPVRAAIAKTPEESKHTSVKKRAEKAKEAYSPNHPQQQVPELLNFAGNPKQDMPEGIPMRLTDYLELVDWTGRQIRENKRGSISECEPAIMHRLGIDAEHWLYITQNFESEFKGVVGAVNEVKSKISCFWDKQRERRRTAGIQACKLRLS is encoded by the coding sequence ATGCCTAAACCGAGAAAAGAGCTTATATCAATCGAAGCCACACCCTACTACCACTGTGTTTCGCGCTGTGTCAGGCGTGCATTCCTATGTGGAACAGACGAGGAAGGTCGTAGTTTTGAGCATAGGCGCGGCTGGATCGAGCATCTACTACTCGAACAAGCCAAGGTCTACTGTATTGATATCGCAGCTTACGCTGTAATGTCGAACCACTTCCACGCAGTACTTCATATCAACCAAGCCAAGTCTAAAGGGTTAACCGACATTGAAGTCGTTCAACGCTGGCATCAGTTATATAAAGGCACCCTCGTTTCACAGCAGTTTGAACGTGGCGAGGAATTGCGGGAGGATCAATGGATATTGTTGCGACGAAATATCGAAGAATGGCGCTCACGATTAATGAGCATCAGCTGGTTTATGCGCCGGTTAAATGAAACAGTCGCGCGCTTAGCAAATGATGAAGATGAATGCACGGGCCATTTCTGGGAAGGCCGATTTAAATCCCAAGCCTTGCTGGATGAAAAAGCTCTAGCCGCATGCATGGCCTACGTCGATTTAAATCCAGTGCGCGCAGCCATAGCAAAAACACCGGAAGAATCTAAGCACACATCGGTTAAAAAACGTGCTGAGAAAGCAAAAGAAGCCTACTCCCCCAACCACCCCCAGCAACAAGTGCCTGAACTTCTCAACTTTGCCGGAAATCCGAAACAGGATATGCCTGAGGGCATACCAATGCGCCTGACGGACTATTTAGAATTAGTCGACTGGACTGGCCGCCAAATCAGAGAAAATAAACGAGGCTCCATTTCAGAATGCGAACCCGCTATCATGCACCGGCTTGGAATCGATGCAGAACACTGGCTCTATATTACCCAGAATTTTGAATCTGAATTCAAAGGCGTCGTTGGCGCTGTCAATGAAGTGAAATCAAAAATCAGTTGTTTTTGGGATAAACAAAGAGAACGACGACGAACAGCAGGAATTCAAGCCTGTAAATTAAGGCTTTCTTAA
- a CDS encoding ABC transporter permease: MRWLDWLRLILSSVLASPLKSLLTALGIAIGIAAVTLLTSLGEGVRHYVLDNFSQFGTRIIAISPGKTETSGMGSLISSVRLLTMDDLRLLENLPGAEHVVANVQGSGPIRHGEKVRNTTIYGTTPSMVKAWDFKVASGRFLPDNHRQNSPAYAVLGHKVKSELFATSNPLGEIIRVGGQRYRVIGVMQEKGSMLGFDLDDMVYIPADRALSLFDREGLMEIDVVFSAATTSDRMASLIKQRLIARHGQEDFTLVTQDEMLASLNRILSMLTLGIAALGSISLIVGGVGIFTVMTTNLAERIPEIGLLRAIGTSRRQLLGIFVGEAIALSLLGGLAGMGFALLVLGILSIALPEFPMTPNVIYLFSALISSVIIGLIAGIRPAWQASKLSPVVALRDE, encoded by the coding sequence ATGCGCTGGCTTGATTGGCTGCGACTGATACTTTCATCCGTATTAGCGAGCCCACTTAAAAGCTTATTAACCGCTCTAGGGATTGCCATAGGCATAGCCGCCGTTACGCTGCTGACCTCACTCGGCGAAGGCGTACGCCACTATGTGCTTGATAACTTCTCGCAATTTGGCACCCGCATCATTGCCATTAGCCCAGGTAAAACCGAAACCTCAGGGATGGGTAGCCTTATTAGCTCGGTGCGCTTACTCACCATGGACGACCTTCGCCTGCTGGAAAATCTACCGGGGGCCGAGCATGTAGTGGCTAACGTTCAAGGCTCTGGCCCTATTCGCCATGGAGAAAAAGTCCGCAACACCACAATCTATGGAACCACCCCAAGCATGGTAAAAGCATGGGATTTTAAAGTGGCCAGCGGACGCTTTTTACCCGATAACCACCGCCAAAACTCCCCCGCTTACGCCGTGCTAGGCCACAAAGTAAAAAGCGAATTATTTGCCACCAGCAATCCGCTAGGCGAGATTATTCGCGTAGGAGGACAACGCTATCGAGTGATCGGTGTAATGCAAGAAAAAGGCTCAATGCTAGGATTTGATCTCGACGACATGGTCTATATCCCCGCCGATAGAGCACTTAGCTTATTTGATCGTGAAGGCCTAATGGAAATTGATGTCGTGTTTTCAGCCGCCACCACCTCAGACCGAATGGCCAGCTTAATAAAACAACGCTTGATTGCCCGTCACGGCCAAGAAGACTTTACCTTAGTCACCCAAGACGAAATGCTCGCCAGCTTAAACCGCATTTTATCTATGCTGACCCTCGGCATAGCCGCACTGGGATCGATCTCACTCATTGTCGGCGGCGTTGGAATATTTACCGTGATGACCACCAATCTAGCCGAGCGCATTCCCGAAATAGGCTTACTACGCGCCATTGGCACATCACGACGTCAATTACTGGGAATATTTGTTGGTGAAGCAATCGCGCTATCGCTATTAGGGGGTTTAGCCGGAATGGGCTTTGCCCTACTCGTGCTTGGCATACTCAGCATCGCCCTACCCGAGTTTCCCATGACACCCAATGTCATCTACCTTTTCAGCGCCTTAATTAGCTCGGTAATCATTGGATTAATTGCAGGGATAAGGCCTGCTTGGCAAGCCTCGAAGCTTAGCCCAGTAGTAGCGCTAAGGGATGAATAA
- the rpmI gene encoding 50S ribosomal protein L35: MPKIKTKSGAAKRFKKTANGFKHRKAFRSHILTKKSTKRKRHLRGMTQVHASDKALVARMLPNL; this comes from the coding sequence ATGCCTAAAATCAAAACTAAGAGCGGCGCTGCGAAGCGCTTCAAAAAGACCGCAAACGGCTTCAAACACCGTAAAGCGTTCCGTAGTCACATCCTGACCAAGAAGAGCACTAAGCGTAAGCGTCACCTACGCGGAATGACTCAGGTACATGCATCAGACAAAGCTCTGGTTGCACGTATGCTTCCTAATCTTTAA
- the pheS gene encoding phenylalanine--tRNA ligase subunit alpha — translation MENLEALTQQALAATESAQDVAALDQVRVQYLGKKGEITSLMKNLGNVAPEDRPKIGAVINVAKDQVQDAINARKLALETAALNAKLASETIDVTLPGRAVQEGSLHPVTRTLERIEAFFSNAGYHVAEGPEVEDDFHNFEALNIPSHHPARAMHDTFYFDATTLLRTHTSPVQVRTMESQEPPIRIICPGRVYRCDYDQTHSPMFHQVEGLLVDKGISFADLKGTIQQFLSVFFEKDLTIRLRPSYFPFTEPSAEIDIEWVIETPEGTKRRWLEVGGCGMVHPEVFRHVNIDPEEYTGFAFGMGVERLAMLRYGVNDLRLFFENDLRFLQQFR, via the coding sequence ATGGAAAACCTTGAGGCTCTGACCCAACAAGCGCTGGCTGCGACAGAAAGTGCACAAGATGTTGCTGCGCTAGACCAAGTGCGGGTGCAGTACTTAGGCAAAAAGGGCGAAATTACTTCCCTGATGAAAAACCTAGGCAATGTCGCACCAGAAGATCGTCCAAAGATCGGTGCTGTCATTAACGTTGCCAAGGATCAGGTACAAGACGCAATTAATGCGCGCAAGCTGGCTTTAGAAACCGCCGCGCTTAATGCCAAACTGGCGTCTGAAACCATCGACGTCACCTTACCTGGCCGCGCCGTGCAGGAAGGTAGCTTACACCCAGTAACGCGTACCCTAGAGCGTATTGAAGCTTTCTTCAGTAATGCCGGTTATCACGTTGCTGAAGGCCCAGAAGTGGAAGACGACTTCCATAACTTTGAGGCACTCAATATTCCATCTCATCACCCTGCGCGGGCGATGCACGATACCTTCTATTTTGATGCCACCACACTGCTGCGCACGCATACGTCGCCGGTGCAGGTGCGCACCATGGAATCGCAAGAGCCACCAATCCGCATTATTTGTCCGGGTCGTGTGTATCGCTGCGATTATGATCAAACTCACTCGCCAATGTTCCACCAAGTGGAAGGCCTGTTAGTGGATAAAGGCATTAGCTTTGCTGACCTAAAAGGCACGATTCAGCAGTTTTTGAGCGTGTTCTTTGAAAAAGACCTAACCATACGTTTGCGTCCTTCGTATTTCCCGTTCACTGAGCCATCGGCTGAGATTGACATTGAATGGGTTATTGAAACACCAGAAGGCACTAAGCGTCGTTGGTTGGAAGTGGGTGGTTGCGGCATGGTTCACCCTGAGGTGTTCCGCCACGTCAATATCGATCCTGAAGAATACACCGGATTTGCCTTCGGTATGGGTGTAGAACGACTCGCGATGTTGCGCTACGGCGTTAACGATTTGCGCTTGTTCTTCGAAAACGATCTGCGCTTCTTACAGCAGTTCCGTTAA
- the ihfA gene encoding integration host factor subunit alpha, producing MTALTKAELAEKLFEDLGLNKREAKDMVDLFFDEIRDSLSRNEQVKLSGFGNFDLRDKRQRPGRNPKTGEEIPISARRVVTFKPGQKLKVRVEAYAGTQPQ from the coding sequence ATGACCGCTCTGACCAAAGCAGAACTAGCAGAAAAATTGTTCGAAGATCTTGGTCTAAACAAGCGTGAGGCAAAGGACATGGTGGATCTCTTTTTTGATGAGATCCGCGACAGTCTAAGTCGCAACGAGCAAGTGAAGTTGTCGGGTTTCGGCAACTTCGATTTGCGCGATAAACGCCAACGACCAGGACGCAATCCAAAAACCGGCGAAGAGATACCAATCTCAGCGCGTCGCGTTGTCACATTCAAACCAGGGCAAAAGCTCAAAGTGCGGGTAGAAGCGTATGCTGGAACCCAGCCACAATAA